Proteins from a genomic interval of Streptomyces fodineus:
- a CDS encoding MarR family winged helix-turn-helix transcriptional regulator yields the protein MPNDVGHEIADALGALLRRSTRARLYARLTDGLGEAVDEATYPVLSGLARTGPCSAADLAGEIGLDRSGVTRRATRLEEAGLLRREPDPDDRRATLLALTQTGQQAVKTTRQRLAALIEASLASWPPEEAQSFARQLHRFVATGPFAAS from the coding sequence ATGCCTAACGATGTGGGACACGAGATCGCCGACGCTCTTGGAGCTCTGCTCAGGCGAAGCACCCGAGCACGGTTGTACGCGCGCCTGACGGACGGCCTGGGCGAGGCGGTGGACGAAGCCACCTACCCCGTCCTCAGTGGGCTCGCCCGGACCGGCCCGTGCAGCGCTGCCGACCTCGCGGGCGAGATCGGCCTCGACCGCTCCGGCGTCACCCGCCGCGCCACCCGCCTGGAGGAAGCCGGTCTGCTGCGCCGCGAACCCGACCCCGACGACCGCCGCGCCACCCTGCTCGCCCTGACCCAAACCGGACAGCAGGCGGTGAAGACCACCCGACAGCGCCTCGCCGCACTCATCGAAGCGTCCCTCGCCTCCTGGCCGCCCGAGGAGGCACAGAGCTTCGCCCGCCAACTCCACCGCTTTGTCGCCACCGGCCCATTCGCGGCTTCATGA
- a CDS encoding thaumatin family protein, translating into MKKFRELLVAAVLCLAPAAATAGAVHAAVADDFRAVPTTASPETGAAAAVPHTVTFVNRSGKKLWIGSTVNRGEPDGDSKSLKSLPTLKPGQSATVKIPENTAPHHWRGKFFARQGCSGKAGSTFHCAVGDCGRFARRCATGEQPVSLAEFNFDMKDRDAPWYDVSYVNAFSLPITIAPRGAENVTQNGSCSKQGCKKSLLRYCPKNDRVHNAAGKVVLCVNPSRDARSAYSNAIEKHCPKAYAWSKQDAETGNKTMRQCSRCKGFVVTFW; encoded by the coding sequence GTGAAGAAGTTCCGTGAGTTGCTTGTCGCGGCCGTCCTGTGCCTCGCGCCGGCCGCCGCGACCGCCGGTGCCGTGCACGCTGCCGTGGCCGACGATTTCCGTGCCGTACCCACCACCGCCTCGCCCGAGACCGGTGCGGCAGCAGCAGTCCCCCACACGGTGACGTTCGTCAACCGCTCCGGCAAGAAGCTCTGGATCGGCAGCACCGTCAACAGGGGAGAACCCGACGGCGACTCGAAGAGCCTGAAGTCGCTGCCCACGCTGAAGCCCGGGCAGTCGGCGACCGTGAAGATCCCGGAGAACACCGCGCCCCATCACTGGCGTGGCAAGTTCTTTGCCCGCCAGGGGTGTTCCGGCAAGGCCGGGAGTACGTTCCACTGCGCCGTGGGCGACTGCGGCAGGTTCGCCCGGCGATGCGCAACGGGCGAACAGCCGGTCAGCCTGGCGGAATTCAACTTTGATATGAAAGACCGCGACGCCCCCTGGTACGACGTCAGCTATGTCAACGCGTTCTCACTGCCCATCACCATTGCGCCCAGGGGCGCCGAGAACGTCACCCAGAACGGCTCGTGCTCGAAGCAGGGCTGCAAGAAGAGCCTGCTCCGTTACTGCCCCAAGAACGATCGGGTGCACAACGCCGCCGGGAAGGTGGTGCTGTGCGTGAACCCCAGCCGTGACGCTCGGAGCGCCTACAGCAACGCCATCGAGAAGCACTGCCCCAAGGCGTACGCCTGGTCCAAGCAGGACGCGGAGACCGGCAACAAGACGATGCGCCAGTGCAGTCGGTGCAAGGGCTTCGTCGTCACCTTTTGGTAG
- a CDS encoding septal ring lytic transglycosylase RlpA family protein — MSKRILRLSLATGVAALTATVALAPASSAAPDSAQAHRRTCWASHYGPIPAGTQTANGDVFDNSKNTAATSLTRRPQLPFGTKVKVTNVANGKSLVVRINDRGTFRRTKQTPLCLDLTDGAFRRLGGSLNPDAGHIVVRQKVLR; from the coding sequence ATGAGTAAGCGGATCCTGCGACTCTCGCTCGCGACCGGCGTCGCCGCGCTGACCGCGACGGTGGCGCTCGCTCCGGCGAGTTCGGCCGCCCCCGACTCCGCGCAGGCCCACAGGAGGACGTGCTGGGCGTCGCACTACGGCCCGATACCCGCCGGCACCCAGACGGCCAACGGCGACGTCTTCGACAACAGCAAGAACACCGCGGCGACATCGCTGACCCGCAGGCCCCAGCTGCCGTTCGGCACCAAAGTGAAGGTCACCAACGTAGCCAACGGCAAGTCCCTGGTCGTGCGCATCAACGACCGGGGCACCTTCCGGCGGACGAAGCAGACACCCCTGTGCCTGGACCTGACCGACGGAGCCTTCCGCCGCCTCGGCGGCAGCCTCAACCCCGACGCCGGGCACATCGTCGTCCGGCAGAAGGTGCTGAGGTGA
- a CDS encoding chitinase, producing MRKLRAVYAVLTAVLIAVTAVDLTATTASAAEHRGGFVISKAQYNKMFPKHKKVYSYQGLVKAMKAFPAFAHTGDAKTRKREAAAFLANVSHETSGLIYINEQNKAAWPTYCADEPYGCPAGQSAYHGRGPLQISWNYNYKAAGDAFHVNLLHHPNLAAKNPTVTWELALWYWMTQAGPGTMSSHHAMVKSRGFGETIRSINGGVECNGGNPAEVHDRIAKYKKFTKMLHVSTGGNLSC from the coding sequence ATGCGAAAGCTACGCGCTGTCTACGCCGTGCTCACCGCCGTACTGATTGCCGTTACAGCGGTCGATCTGACCGCCACCACGGCGTCGGCCGCGGAGCACCGGGGCGGCTTCGTCATCAGCAAGGCGCAGTACAACAAGATGTTCCCGAAGCACAAGAAGGTCTACAGCTACCAGGGCCTGGTCAAGGCGATGAAGGCCTTCCCGGCGTTCGCGCACACCGGCGACGCCAAGACCAGGAAGCGTGAGGCCGCCGCGTTCCTCGCGAACGTCAGCCACGAGACCAGCGGGCTGATCTACATCAATGAGCAGAACAAGGCCGCCTGGCCGACCTATTGCGCCGACGAACCGTACGGCTGCCCGGCCGGCCAGTCCGCGTACCACGGCCGTGGCCCGCTCCAGATCAGCTGGAACTACAACTACAAGGCCGCCGGCGACGCGTTCCACGTCAACCTGCTGCACCACCCGAACCTCGCGGCGAAGAACCCCACCGTGACATGGGAGTTGGCGCTCTGGTACTGGATGACCCAGGCCGGCCCGGGCACCATGTCGTCGCACCACGCGATGGTCAAGAGCCGCGGTTTCGGCGAGACGATCCGCAGCATCAACGGCGGTGTCGAGTGCAACGGCGGCAACCCGGCCGAGGTGCACGACCGGATCGCGAAGTACAAGAAGTTCACCAAGATGCTCCACGTCAGCACGGGCGGAAACCTCAGCTGCTGA
- a CDS encoding AraC family transcriptional regulator has protein sequence MVSGMGAGRWRCLQVWKRTFQKGVHTLHLPSSSGITLNAHLSGRMGIRGYLERVEEKETFLLPDDVCIIPPGLGRTLIVTPKGDEPATIASLTVSLETLHRFIGEEDLQSRVSQLRDRYPAMRFDPVLAAVVKAVAAANEVGVDDLYAQSAAQFIAAHVLSPHIAGSAKSAGTLNPRQLETILTYMRENLGRPVSVDDLASLVSFSRFHFVRCFKATTGSTPYRYLTELRIDLARKYLESGNDTIARIGQRCGFSGPEHFSRSFHRIMGCTPSQYRATRA, from the coding sequence GTGGTCAGCGGGATGGGCGCAGGAAGGTGGCGCTGCCTTCAGGTGTGGAAGCGAACGTTTCAAAAGGGCGTCCACACGCTCCATCTACCGTCTTCATCGGGAATCACGCTGAACGCTCACCTGAGCGGTCGGATGGGAATCCGCGGGTACCTGGAAAGGGTTGAGGAAAAAGAGACGTTTCTGCTCCCCGACGACGTGTGCATCATCCCTCCGGGGCTCGGCCGGACGCTGATCGTCACACCGAAGGGAGACGAGCCCGCGACGATCGCCTCCCTGACCGTCTCACTCGAGACGCTGCACCGGTTCATCGGCGAGGAGGACCTGCAGTCACGCGTTTCGCAGCTGCGGGACAGGTATCCGGCCATGCGGTTCGACCCGGTTCTCGCAGCGGTGGTGAAGGCGGTCGCGGCCGCGAACGAGGTCGGCGTGGACGACCTGTACGCGCAGTCCGCGGCGCAGTTCATCGCCGCCCATGTCCTTTCTCCGCACATCGCAGGTTCGGCGAAGTCCGCCGGGACTCTGAATCCGCGGCAACTGGAGACGATTCTCACGTACATGCGGGAGAACCTCGGGCGACCCGTCTCGGTCGACGACCTCGCGTCCCTGGTCTCTTTCAGTCGCTTCCACTTCGTACGATGTTTCAAGGCCACCACGGGTTCAACTCCGTATCGCTACCTCACCGAACTCCGGATCGACCTGGCTCGCAAATATCTGGAGAGCGGCAACGACACGATCGCCCGCATAGGTCAGCGCTGCGGATTCTCCGGGCCCGAGCATTTCTCGCGGAGCTTCCACCGAATCATGGGGTGCACGCCGTCCCAGTATCGGGCGACGCGTGCCTGA
- a CDS encoding TetR/AcrR family transcriptional regulator, with product MTKGPGQTTADARASTTEGRRRSRAKRGHGGRLRDELIEAAGTLLDDAGEDGVTIRAVAQAVGVSTPSVYLHFDNRLELLHTVCLGVWDELGQRMLSISAQTTDPFAELHQRSVAYIRFGLDHPLRYRLVATGPATAATEQVADACFRFLRETVQRCADAGVLHGDVTALTRAICACLHGAVSLLILQPTSKWPDDIPRYADDAATLACQGAAALSRAHHGRYET from the coding sequence ATGACTAAGGGACCCGGCCAGACCACGGCCGACGCCCGCGCCAGCACAACCGAAGGCCGTCGGCGCAGTCGCGCCAAGCGAGGCCACGGCGGCCGACTGAGGGACGAGCTCATCGAAGCGGCCGGCACGCTGCTCGACGACGCCGGCGAGGACGGCGTGACCATCCGTGCGGTGGCACAGGCTGTCGGGGTCAGCACCCCCTCGGTATATCTGCACTTCGACAACCGACTGGAACTGCTGCACACCGTGTGCCTCGGGGTCTGGGACGAGCTCGGCCAACGGATGCTGAGCATCAGCGCCCAGACCACCGACCCGTTCGCTGAACTCCACCAGCGCAGTGTCGCCTACATCAGGTTCGGGCTCGATCATCCCCTGCGCTACCGCCTGGTCGCGACCGGACCTGCGACAGCCGCCACTGAGCAGGTCGCCGACGCCTGCTTCCGATTCCTGCGGGAAACGGTGCAGCGATGCGCCGACGCCGGCGTGCTCCACGGCGATGTGACGGCGCTGACCCGGGCCATCTGCGCGTGCCTGCACGGTGCCGTCTCGCTGCTGATCCTCCAGCCGACCTCGAAATGGCCCGACGACATCCCCCGGTACGCAGACGATGCCGCCACCCTCGCCTGCCAGGGCGCCGCCGCCCTCTCACGCGCGCACCATGGCCGCTACGAAACGTGA
- a CDS encoding response regulator transcription factor — MAGKPRRMLVVDDDAASRRFLERGPRLNGFPVVLADGGHAGPAEARTDRPDHNGIDVCRAPLADRDDMPVPMHSAPDGVADRVARPQEVRDENSGTVFTRERPLDQVTLPARPGLPRSYDLRVRGAVDTCLDHPRSEAKAGGRPRIAHTLRGAGFVPRTEGEDRHTQDAS; from the coding sequence ATGGCAGGCAAGCCCAGGCGGATGCTGGTCGTCGACGACGACGCGGCCTCACGGCGGTTCCTGGAGCGAGGACCCAGGCTGAACGGATTCCCGGTGGTACTCGCCGACGGCGGTCACGCCGGTCCGGCGGAGGCCCGCACCGACCGCCCCGACCACAACGGCATCGACGTGTGCCGGGCTCCGCTCGCCGACCGCGACGACATGCCCGTGCCGATGCACTCCGCACCGGACGGCGTGGCCGACCGGGTGGCCCGTCCGCAGGAAGTCAGGGACGAGAACTCCGGCACCGTCTTCACCCGGGAGCGGCCGCTGGACCAGGTGACGCTTCCAGCTCGGCCCGGCCTGCCGCGGAGCTACGACCTCCGGGTCCGCGGCGCGGTGGACACCTGCCTTGACCATCCGCGAAGCGAGGCGAAAGCAGGCGGCCGGCCCCGGATCGCGCACACCCTGCGCGGAGCCGGCTTCGTCCCGCGCACGGAGGGCGAGGACCGGCACACCCAGGACGCGTCGTGA
- a CDS encoding Tn3 family transposase has translation MIGKQLNIAEARHRLARRIFFGQRGELRQHYRKGMVDQPFFCPRAGRRRPLRQASADENASEA, from the coding sequence ATGATCGGCAAGCAGCTCAACATCGCCGAGGCCCGCCACCGCCTGGCCCGGCGGATCTTCTTCGGACAGCGCGGCGAACTGCGCCAGCACTACCGCAAGGGCATGGTGGACCAGCCCTTTTTCTGCCCCCGCGCAGGCCGCCGCCGACCGCTGCGCCAAGCGTCGGCCGATGAGAACGCCAGCGAGGCGTAG
- a CDS encoding ROK family transcriptional regulator, with protein MLTEMTRSSVSSAVPRRQDPPARSRAGHEALVLRLLREHGPLTRGQLGTLCGLSRTTLYDVVAALMDNGTVVASVPEAARRKRGRPAELLALNSAAGHVLGIEFARRAVRVAAMDAGHEIVGTAGEPQASDTPWQDRVDTAWRLADALTGGTLRSGALNGIGVGVCGPAGSPDRCARRTPPHDTVAALVRERFGVPALIDKSTRLAALAETVWGAAAGEQNVLYLRLSHGVGGGLVVAGALHRGAHGASGEFGHVSVDPDGVRCACGGTGCLETVASVGAVLDAYRTAGGAAADVPELVAALDSGDRTAYAVLAQAGAHAGRVLADVCHAVGPDVIVVGGELVEAGPALMEPIERTLNTTVLRGSCGSLRVRPAGLGDSGAALGAIALLQQHMNHVVPGLRGTARAPRGPLSLLLR; from the coding sequence ATGTTGACTGAGATGACACGGTCCTCCGTCTCGAGCGCCGTACCGCGCCGACAGGACCCGCCAGCCCGGTCACGGGCAGGACATGAGGCCCTGGTGCTGCGTCTGTTGCGCGAGCACGGTCCGCTGACGCGGGGACAGTTGGGGACTCTGTGCGGCCTGTCCCGCACCACGCTCTACGACGTCGTCGCGGCGCTCATGGACAACGGCACCGTCGTTGCCTCGGTACCGGAGGCGGCCCGGCGCAAGCGGGGCCGCCCGGCGGAGTTACTGGCCCTCAACTCCGCGGCCGGACACGTGCTCGGCATCGAATTCGCGCGACGGGCCGTGCGGGTGGCCGCGATGGACGCGGGGCACGAGATCGTCGGTACCGCGGGGGAGCCGCAAGCTTCCGACACCCCGTGGCAGGACCGTGTCGACACCGCGTGGCGACTGGCGGACGCGCTGACGGGCGGGACGCTGCGATCGGGCGCTCTGAACGGCATCGGCGTGGGGGTGTGCGGACCGGCCGGCTCGCCGGACCGCTGCGCACGGCGGACGCCCCCGCACGACACCGTCGCCGCGCTGGTGCGCGAGCGCTTCGGAGTACCGGCGCTGATCGACAAGAGCACACGGCTGGCCGCGTTGGCCGAGACGGTCTGGGGTGCCGCCGCGGGTGAACAGAACGTGCTGTACCTGCGGTTGTCGCACGGCGTCGGCGGCGGCCTCGTGGTGGCCGGGGCACTGCACCGGGGCGCTCACGGCGCCTCCGGGGAGTTCGGCCACGTCTCCGTGGACCCGGACGGTGTGCGGTGCGCGTGCGGCGGAACCGGGTGCCTGGAGACGGTGGCCTCGGTCGGGGCCGTGCTGGACGCCTACCGCACCGCCGGGGGCGCAGCGGCGGATGTACCGGAGCTGGTGGCCGCGCTGGACTCGGGTGACCGGACCGCGTATGCGGTTCTGGCACAGGCCGGCGCACATGCCGGGAGGGTGCTGGCGGATGTGTGCCATGCCGTGGGCCCGGACGTGATCGTCGTAGGCGGTGAGCTGGTGGAGGCCGGGCCGGCCCTGATGGAGCCGATCGAACGCACGCTGAACACGACCGTGCTGCGCGGCTCGTGCGGGTCGCTGCGGGTGCGTCCGGCCGGGCTCGGTGATTCCGGCGCAGCCCTCGGCGCCATAGCCCTGCTCCAGCAGCACATGAACCACGTGGTGCCCGGGCTGCGGGGGACAGCCCGGGCACCACGTGGTCCCTTGTCGCTCCTCTTGCGGTGA
- a CDS encoding glycoside hydrolase family protein: MLVLTAVLAVSGPGGTSTALASGSHTGVSAAPVKKKGISAWNFHGVTKALADAKVGWFYTWSSGKGGIKAPRGVEFVPMIHDAGSVTERELGRAKKQGGTLLGFNEPDRPDQAHMTVRQALDLWPRLQSTGMRLGAPAVATGGDVAGGWLDRFMKGAAARHYRVDFIPLHWYGADFNAQRATAQLRSYLQAVHQRYKKPIWLTEYALTDFSAGSPRYPTKAQQAAFVKQSTAMLQNLSYVHRYAWFTLSTNRGDGTGLYHGAKANRVGAAYRVAG; this comes from the coding sequence ATGCTCGTGCTGACCGCGGTACTCGCGGTCAGTGGTCCGGGCGGCACATCCACGGCGCTCGCGTCCGGCAGCCATACCGGTGTCTCCGCCGCCCCGGTGAAGAAGAAGGGCATCAGTGCCTGGAACTTCCATGGGGTCACCAAGGCACTGGCTGATGCGAAGGTCGGCTGGTTCTACACCTGGTCCTCGGGCAAGGGGGGAATCAAGGCTCCGCGCGGTGTCGAGTTCGTACCCATGATCCACGACGCGGGCTCGGTGACCGAGAGGGAACTCGGCCGGGCCAAGAAGCAGGGCGGGACGTTGCTCGGCTTCAATGAGCCCGACAGGCCGGATCAGGCGCACATGACGGTGCGTCAGGCACTCGACCTGTGGCCCCGGTTGCAGTCGACCGGTATGCGGCTCGGCGCGCCCGCCGTGGCCACCGGAGGCGATGTCGCCGGTGGCTGGCTGGACCGGTTCATGAAGGGTGCCGCCGCTCGTCACTACCGGGTCGATTTCATCCCCCTGCACTGGTACGGCGCGGACTTCAACGCCCAGCGCGCGACGGCACAGTTGCGCAGCTACCTCCAAGCCGTGCACCAGCGCTACAAGAAGCCGATCTGGCTCACCGAATACGCGCTGACCGACTTCTCCGCCGGCTCCCCGCGCTATCCGACAAAGGCGCAGCAGGCCGCGTTCGTGAAGCAGTCGACGGCCATGCTCCAGAACCTGTCCTACGTCCACCGGTATGCGTGGTTCACCCTCTCCACGAACCGCGGCGACGGCACCGGTCTTTACCACGGCGCGAAGGCCAACCGAGTGGGCGCTGCCTACCGCGTGGCGGGCTGA
- a CDS encoding nuclear transport factor 2 family protein — protein sequence MTTASTHTDARAALTDLLLTPGLDLDEAADRHFAPDYRQRTDGSWANRSEFLAHIAHLRTVVAGGSVEVHDELSSGDRYADRHTMEVIKTDGSIVRMEVYLFGEFAPDGRFRRIEETTLMLEGADHDRNLGSAR from the coding sequence ATGACCACCGCCAGTACCCACACCGACGCCCGCGCCGCCCTCACCGACCTGCTCCTCACCCCGGGCCTCGACCTCGACGAGGCGGCCGACCGGCACTTCGCCCCCGACTACCGCCAGCGCACCGACGGAAGCTGGGCGAACCGTTCCGAGTTCCTTGCCCACATCGCCCACCTGCGCACGGTCGTCGCCGGCGGCTCGGTCGAGGTGCACGACGAACTCTCGTCCGGCGATCGCTACGCCGACCGCCACACGATGGAAGTCATCAAGACCGACGGCTCCATCGTCCGCATGGAGGTCTACCTCTTCGGCGAGTTCGCCCCCGACGGCCGCTTCCGCCGCATCGAGGAGACCACCCTCATGCTCGAAGGCGCCGACCATGACCGGAACCTCGGCAGCGCCCGCTGA
- a CDS encoding PaaI family thioesterase, which translates to MTITAQDVYTLAPFARTLGIRFGSLKADAVTAQLAYTPEQSTIGAAMHGGALMGLADVAGAVCATLNGTADTAPATMESTTHFLRPVHGTGAFATSRPLHVGKSTVAVEIDIRDDKDRLCVRVTQLVALRRRHD; encoded by the coding sequence ATGACCATCACCGCGCAAGACGTCTACACCTTGGCGCCGTTCGCCAGGACGCTCGGGATACGCTTCGGATCCCTCAAGGCCGACGCTGTCACCGCGCAACTCGCCTACACGCCCGAGCAGTCCACCATCGGCGCCGCGATGCACGGCGGGGCACTGATGGGGCTGGCCGATGTAGCCGGCGCCGTGTGCGCCACGCTGAACGGGACCGCCGACACCGCCCCCGCGACCATGGAATCCACCACCCACTTCCTGCGGCCCGTACACGGCACCGGCGCCTTCGCGACCTCCCGCCCGCTGCACGTCGGCAAGTCAACGGTCGCCGTGGAAATCGACATCAGGGATGACAAGGACCGGCTCTGCGTCCGCGTCACTCAACTCGTCGCCCTCCGGAGGCGCCATGACTAA
- a CDS encoding sulfatase: MIRTRQLLTRIVGVAALVFAAQSGVGAATTSAAVTTPTTTSVTQPAAAAAQRPNIVFVLTDDMSSNLLPYMPQVRKLQSQGMTFNDAVVSNSLCCPSRSTIFTGQYPHNTGVLGNDGPNGGFDAFHKNGLERDTFATALKAKGYRTAMMGKYLNGYDPKATVDGQQPYVPPGWSQWDVVGDGYKGYDYKLAHNHKIEPHGNKTKDYLTDVLSEKGQSFIKKSAAAHKPFMLEVALFTPHGPSIPARRDKHDFPGLKAPHGPAFDRLPTNAPPWLARQNPLTQSEKNTIDKKFRKRAQSLQAVDKMVGKLRDTLARAGVADDTYIVFSSDNGFHLGEYRLKAGKQTAFDTDVRVPLVIAGPGVAAGRTSNAQVSNIDFAPTFRKIGGAAVSSRVDGHSLLPLLDGGPDADWRTANLIEHRHAKKSPDDPDNHGGESISPPNYHAMRTISYTYVEYDSGAKEYYDLRTDPNELHNTVGRLSRARLAELHDALTRLKDCRGDGCWSAGHP; the protein is encoded by the coding sequence ATGATTCGCACTCGTCAATTGCTGACACGGATCGTCGGCGTGGCGGCGCTGGTATTCGCCGCCCAGAGCGGAGTGGGTGCGGCGACGACCAGCGCCGCCGTCACCACCCCGACCACGACCTCCGTCACGCAGCCGGCCGCAGCCGCGGCGCAACGACCGAACATCGTCTTCGTGCTCACCGACGACATGTCCTCCAACCTCCTGCCGTACATGCCTCAGGTGCGGAAACTTCAGTCCCAGGGCATGACGTTCAACGACGCCGTGGTCAGCAACTCGCTCTGCTGCCCCTCGCGTTCGACCATCTTCACCGGCCAGTACCCCCACAACACCGGAGTCCTCGGCAACGACGGACCGAACGGCGGTTTCGACGCCTTCCACAAGAACGGACTTGAGCGGGACACCTTCGCCACGGCCCTGAAGGCCAAGGGCTACCGGACCGCGATGATGGGCAAGTACCTGAACGGGTACGACCCCAAGGCCACCGTCGACGGACAGCAGCCGTACGTGCCGCCGGGCTGGAGCCAGTGGGACGTCGTCGGCGACGGGTACAAGGGGTACGACTACAAGCTCGCCCACAACCACAAGATCGAGCCGCACGGCAACAAGACCAAGGACTACCTGACCGACGTCCTGAGCGAGAAGGGTCAGTCGTTCATCAAGAAATCCGCGGCGGCGCACAAGCCGTTCATGCTGGAGGTCGCCCTCTTCACACCGCACGGACCGTCCATCCCGGCCCGCCGGGACAAGCACGACTTCCCCGGTCTGAAGGCGCCGCACGGCCCCGCCTTCGACAGGCTGCCGACCAACGCCCCGCCGTGGCTGGCCAGGCAGAACCCACTGACCCAGAGTGAGAAGAACACGATCGACAAGAAGTTCCGCAAGCGCGCGCAGTCGCTCCAGGCGGTCGACAAGATGGTGGGCAAGCTGCGCGACACCTTGGCCAGGGCCGGCGTCGCCGACGACACCTACATCGTCTTCAGCTCCGACAACGGCTTCCACTTGGGTGAGTACCGGCTCAAGGCGGGGAAGCAGACGGCCTTCGACACCGACGTCCGGGTGCCGTTGGTGATCGCCGGTCCGGGGGTCGCGGCCGGCAGGACCAGCAACGCCCAGGTGTCGAACATCGACTTCGCGCCCACCTTCCGGAAGATCGGCGGCGCCGCGGTGTCGTCCCGGGTGGACGGGCACAGCCTGCTCCCGCTCCTGGACGGCGGACCGGACGCCGACTGGCGCACCGCCAACCTCATCGAGCACCGCCACGCCAAGAAGTCGCCGGACGACCCCGACAACCACGGCGGGGAAAGCATCAGCCCGCCGAACTACCATGCCATGCGCACGATTTCCTACACCTACGTCGAGTACGACAGTGGTGCGAAGGAGTACTACGACCTGCGCACCGACCCCAACGAGCTGCACAACACCGTAGGTCGGTTGAGCAGGGCCCGCCTCGCTGAGCTGCACGATGCGCTGACCCGCCTGAAGGACTGCCGTGGCGACGGCTGCTGGAGCGCTGGACACCCGTAG
- a CDS encoding beta-1,3-glucanase family protein has product MTPPDPYVFTRRSLLSSMAAAAVAGSAIVSAAPRAFADSDGDLAAEAGHGLPLTVLNNSGEFANRSVHLYIVGTAGDRQVRVTRRGTLAPVKLSDNHAGGFTDYAIPLAARGKTTLRLPFMSGRIYVALGHKLKFKAVTGADGKVALQQPAGWVESDPNYPVLHDFVEFTHNASGMFCNTTMVDMFSVPMMIRLNGTKDHSTGRLRDGGRAQVFHALKNDPDFSRLVVGDRRIIAPSHGLDVGRFPQHYFDAYIDKIWHIYRNKNLVVRTDAGTFTGRVKDHRLTFSGPASVSFAKPSTRDVLYCDGALAAPNDGITGPVAAVLGAGFNRSTLVNHSKQPTTHAGAFYDTAVTNHYAKAIHAATTNGKAYGFAFDDVAGWASYIQDAGPRHMHLTLTAF; this is encoded by the coding sequence ATGACCCCGCCCGACCCCTACGTGTTCACCCGCCGGAGCCTGCTCAGCTCGATGGCCGCTGCCGCCGTAGCAGGATCCGCGATCGTCTCCGCCGCCCCACGCGCCTTCGCCGACTCCGACGGCGACCTGGCCGCCGAGGCCGGCCACGGGCTGCCGCTGACGGTCCTCAACAACAGTGGAGAGTTCGCCAACCGTTCGGTCCACCTGTACATCGTGGGCACCGCGGGAGACCGGCAGGTGCGGGTCACCCGGCGCGGCACCCTGGCACCCGTCAAGCTCTCCGACAACCACGCGGGCGGCTTCACCGACTACGCCATCCCCCTGGCCGCCCGGGGAAAGACCACGCTGCGGCTGCCGTTCATGTCCGGTCGCATCTACGTCGCGCTGGGCCACAAGCTGAAGTTCAAGGCCGTCACGGGCGCGGACGGCAAGGTCGCCCTGCAGCAGCCCGCGGGCTGGGTGGAGTCCGACCCCAACTACCCCGTGCTGCACGACTTCGTCGAGTTCACCCACAACGCGTCCGGCATGTTCTGCAACACCACCATGGTCGACATGTTCAGCGTGCCGATGATGATCCGGCTGAACGGGACGAAGGACCACAGCACCGGCAGGCTGCGCGACGGCGGCCGCGCCCAGGTCTTCCACGCCTTGAAGAACGACCCGGACTTCTCTCGCCTGGTCGTCGGCGACCGACGCATCATCGCCCCGAGTCACGGCCTCGACGTCGGCCGGTTCCCCCAGCACTACTTCGACGCCTACATCGACAAGATCTGGCACATTTACCGGAACAAGAACCTCGTCGTCAGGACGGACGCCGGAACCTTCACCGGCCGGGTGAAGGACCACAGGCTCACCTTCAGCGGCCCCGCATCGGTGTCCTTCGCCAAGCCCTCCACCCGCGACGTGCTGTACTGCGACGGGGCACTCGCCGCTCCCAACGACGGAATCACCGGCCCCGTGGCCGCCGTCCTGGGCGCCGGCTTCAACCGTTCGACGCTGGTGAACCACAGCAAGCAGCCGACAACCCACGCGGGCGCCTTCTACGACACCGCCGTCACCAACCACTACGCCAAGGCCATCCACGCCGCGACCACCAACGGCAAGGCCTACGGCTTCGCCTTCGACGACGTCGCCGGCTGGGCCTCCTACATCCAGGACGCCGGGCCCCGGCACATGCACCTGACGCTGACCGCGTTCTGA